In a single window of the Kwoniella shandongensis chromosome 5, complete sequence genome:
- a CDS encoding glyceraldehyde-3-phosphate dehydrogenase, type I — translation MMGIRTVMELTDNAMHKTGIDQSCRKDEHSLRVGVAHSLEWSDQVRQCLGYGGCHFRNRANLMFVPSIPSGVQQPYRKTTAFRNHYLTQPDDLLRLTLTLNGSSSDVPLVGVNGFGRIGRAVFRRCLSRTDLRIVAVNHTALSMEHLLTAIRHDSTHGSCKEGWEVTVAPSDHPDMLKPTTNNPNPMALLYQGRLIHLFTERDPKKIDWSQAGAEYIMESTGKLTTREKAGQHIVFGKAKKVLISAPSKDVPNVVFGVNHTTYTGAEDILSNASCTTNCLAPIALVLNRAFGIETGMMTTVHASTSSQKVLDGFSTKDIRSGRSAMGNIIPATTGAAQAVVKVLPELAGKFHGISIRVPVTNVSLVDLTVTLSTPAASKEDLMAPFREAAERAPKLQSKAERLALANGSGDGALSPELPALKGVLGVSDEKLVSSDYLSTEQSSTIDVDASVMLNDRTAKIVAWYDNEVAFASRMCDLVVYMSKRYYLTSDMDDTKDLEKQHAYDVDVRAAPEVNGVYTDESDTAIDVHTKLKDGVQRQLRQRHAQMMAMAGAIGTGLFLGMGKSLVHAGPAGALLSYMTIGTVIWCMIYSLGEMICYAPISGGYIHMVERYVHPSAGFALGYVQWYSTVINLPAEIISAVIVIGFWTELTTAKTAGFLVMLSILSCAINLFGVRWFGESEFFFSMIKIFLIVGLIIGGLVVDLGGGPNHERMGFRYWRDPGAFAPYFVQGSTGKFLGWFYTLVQATYSFSGVEMLAISAGELDNPRLNAKKAVNKLFWRILIFYVLGVLIAGMLVPYNDPDLLQSTGTAAQSPFVIAFTRAGIKVLPSVINAAVLTSAWSAANTGVYSSSRMLYGMALRGQAPRIFARTTTRGLPVLAIVFSSLFTALSFMSLSSGGNTVLNWLTNLTSIAAFFAWGGICIAFLRWKAAMEAQGRDRSASQYLYLKWQPFYAYWAIAWCVIIVIFNGFYVFIKGQWDVSNFIIPIFFGLFLGHWLFTGRKPFPKAHEIDLVSNIPGPEVDVDHNPPTTAMGRFWNWLL, via the exons ATGATGGGGATAAGGACAGTGATGGAGCTGACAGACAATGCTATGCATAAGACCGGTATTGATCAATCTTGTAGAAAGGACGAACATTCCCTGCGAGTAGGGGTGGCACATTCCCTCGAGTG GTCCGATCAGGTGCGGCAGTGTTTAGGATACGGTGGTTGTCACTTTCGGAACCGAGCCAACCTAATGTTTGTACCTTCTATCCCCAGCGGCGTGCAGCAGCCATATCGTAAGACCACTGCATTCCGAAACCACTATCTGACCCAGCCAGACGATCTGCTCCGAC tgacactcacactcaacgGATCATCCAGCGATGTACCTCTCGTCGGAGTGAACGGCTTTGGCCGTATCG GTCGTGCTGTCTTTCGTCGATGTTTGAGCCGTACTGATCTCCGCATCGTCGCTGTCAACCACACCGCCTTGTCTATGGAACATCTTCTCACGGCCATCCGACACGACTCGACTCACGGATCTTgcaaagaaggatgggaagtgaCCGTCGCTCCCTCTGACCATCCTGACATGTTAAAACCAACGACCAATAACCCCAATCCTATGGCATTATTGTATCAAGGTCGATTGATTCACCTATTCACCGAACGTGATCCGAAGAAAATCGATTGGTCTCAGGCTGGTGCGGAATATATTATGGAATCAACAGGGAAATTGACAACGAGAGAGAAAGCGGGTCAACATATAGTCTTTGGAAAAGCTAAAAAAGTTTTGATCTCCGCTCCGAGTAAAGACGTGCCCAACGTTGTTTTCGGTGTCAACCATACCACCTACACGGGAGCAGAGGATATCCTTAGTAACGCGAGTTGTACC ACCAACTGCCTTGCTCCTATCGCTCTTGTGCTGAACAGAGCCTTCGGCATCGAGACCGGTATGATGACAACCGTCCATGCGAGCACATCAAGTCAAAAGGTTCTCGATGGTTTCAGTACAAAGGACATTAGATCGG GTCGGTCTGCCATGGGCAACATTATCCCAGCCACTACAGGTGCTGCTCAAGCCGTTGTCAAAGTTCTTCCAGAACTAGCTGGCAAGTTCCACG GTATCTCCATTCGAGTCCCCGTCACCAACGTCTCCCTCGTCGATCTCACCGTCACCCTCTCTACGCCCGCCGCTTCGAAAGAAGATCTGATGGCACCTTTCCGAGAAGCAGCCGAACGAGCACCCAAACTCCAATCGAAAGCAGAACGACTCGCCCTCGCCAATGGTTCTGGAGACGGGGCCTTGTCACCCGAGTTACCTGCTTTGAAGGGTGTGTTGGGTGTCAGCGACGAAAAGCTCGTTTCGTCAGATTATCTGTCGACAGAACAAAGCTCTACGATCGATGTGGACGCTTCGGTCATGTTGAATGACAGGACGGCAAAGATTGTAGCTTGGTACGATAATGAGGTGGCCTTTGCttcgagaa TGTGCGATCTGGTCGTATATATGTCCAAG AGATACTACTTGACAAGCGATATGGACGACACCAAAGATTTGGAGAAGCAACACGCCTACGATGTCGACGTTCGTGCGGCACCAGAGGTCAATGGCGTCTATACTGACGAGAG CGATACCGCAATCGACGTTCATACAAAACTCAAAGATGGTGTGCAACGCCAACTTCGTCAACGACATGCCCAGATGA TGGCAATGGCCGGTGCTATTGGTACCGGTCTCTTCTTGGGTATGGGGAAGTCCCTCGTTCATGCCGGACCTG CCGGTGCACTCCTTTCCTACATGACAATCGGTACAGTGATCTGGTGCATGATCTACTCtttgggagagatgatc TGTTACGCCCCCATTTCCGGTGGTTATATCCATATGGTCGAGAGATATGTTCATCCATCCGCTGGTTTCGCTCTCG GCTACGTGCAATGGTACTCGACCGTTATCAATTTGCCAGCTGAAATAATCTCGgccgtcatcgtcattggtTTCTGGACAGAATTGACCACAGCCAAGACCGCCGGTTTCCTCGTCATGTTATCGATTCTCAGTTGTGCTATCAACCT GTTCGGTGTGCGATGGTTTGGA GAATccgagttcttcttctccatgattaagatcttcttgatcgttgGTCTGATCATCGGTGGTCTCGTGGT CGATCTTGGTGGTGGACCCAACCATGAGCGAATGGGATTC CGATACTGGAGGGATCCGGGAGC CTTCGCACCTTACTTTGTACAAGGCTCCACTGGGAAATTCCTAGGCTGGTTCTACACCCTCGTGCAGGCCACATACTC CTTCTCGGGCGTAGAGATGCTTGCCATCAGCGCGGGGGAGCTCGACAACCCCAGATTGAACGCCAAGAAGGCCGTCAACAAGTTGTTCTGGAGAATTCTCATCTTCTACGTGCTTGGCGTGTTGATCGCCGGAATGCTCGTCCCATACAACGATCCTGA CTTGTTGCAGTCGACTGGAACAGCT GCTCAATCCCCATTCGTCATTGCTTTCACTCGAGCAGGTATCAAGGTTCTTCCTAGTGTCATCAATGCAGCGGTGTTGACCTCTGCTTGGAGTGCCGCCAACACTGGTGTATACTCGAGTTCCCGAATG CTCTACGGGATGGCATTGAGAGGTCAAGCTCCTAGGATCTTTGCTCGAACGACCACTCGTGGTCTTCCTGTCCTCGCCATCGTATTCAGTTCCTTGTTCACCGCGCTATCTTTCATGTCTTTGTCAAGCGGCGGAAACACCGTCCTCAACTGGCTCACCAATTTGACCAGTATCGCCGCGTTCTTCGCCTGGGGTGGTATCTGCAT TGCGTTCCTTCGATGGAAGGCAGCGATGGAAGCGCAGGGACGCGACCGTTCTGCGTCACAGTATCTATACCTGAAATGGCAGCCGTTCTATGCCTACTGGGCGATCGCGTGGTGTgttatcatcgtcatcttcaatGGCTTCTACGTGTTCATCAAAGGTCAATGGGATGTATCCAACTTTATCATT CCCATCTTCTTTGGGTTGTTCCTTGGCCACTGGCTCTTCACGGGTCGTAAACCGTTCCCCAAGGCTCATGAGATCGACCTTGTATCCAAC ATCCCCGGTCCAGAAGTCGACGTCGACCACAACCCGCCTACTACTGCGATGGGTCGTTTCTGGAACTGGCTGCTTTAG